Proteins from a single region of Amycolatopsis sp. CA-230715:
- a CDS encoding acyl carrier protein → MADNEEILSGLAEIVEEVAGVAQDDVTAEKSFVDDLDIDSLSMVEIAVQAEDKFGVKIPDDELANLKTVGDAVNYVAANAK, encoded by the coding sequence GTGGCTGACAACGAAGAAATCCTGTCCGGTCTCGCCGAGATCGTCGAAGAGGTCGCCGGTGTGGCGCAGGACGACGTGACCGCCGAGAAGTCCTTCGTGGACGACCTCGACATCGACTCGCTGTCGATGGTGGAGATCGCCGTGCAGGCCGAGGACAAGTTCGGCGTCAAGATCCCGGACGACGAGCTCGCGAACCTGAAGACCGTCGGTGACGCCGTGAACTACGTCGCCGCCAACGCCAAGTAG
- a CDS encoding beta-ketoacyl-ACP synthase III: MTELRLTTGAKASRILGVGSFQPERVVTNDDLSEIMDTSDQWIRDRVGIIERRFADKDTLLVDMAVEAGTRALADAGADPSEVDTVIVPNCTMPSPIPNAAAQVADRIGVKAPGAFDLNAACAGFCYGLGVASDLIRAGSAKKVLVIGAEKLTDSVDPTDRANAIIFADGAGAALVGPSDEPHISPVVWGSAGDLVETIYMRDHRYIYQEGQAVFRWATTKIAPIAFDVLKAAGLTPSDVDVLIPHQANLRIVEAIAKKLRAAGAREDMVVADDIKYSGNTSSASIPMALDHMRKAGTVKSGDVALIVGFGAGLSYAGQVIICP, translated from the coding sequence GTGACCGAACTGCGACTCACCACCGGCGCCAAGGCCAGCCGGATCCTCGGCGTGGGCAGCTTCCAGCCGGAGCGCGTGGTCACGAACGACGACCTGTCCGAGATCATGGACACCAGCGACCAGTGGATCAGGGACCGCGTCGGCATCATCGAGCGCCGATTCGCCGACAAGGACACGCTGCTCGTCGACATGGCCGTCGAGGCAGGCACCCGCGCACTCGCCGACGCGGGCGCCGATCCGTCCGAAGTGGACACCGTGATCGTGCCGAACTGCACGATGCCCTCGCCCATCCCGAACGCGGCGGCGCAGGTCGCCGACCGGATCGGGGTGAAGGCGCCCGGCGCGTTCGACCTCAACGCCGCCTGCGCGGGGTTCTGCTACGGACTCGGCGTCGCCTCCGACCTGATCCGCGCGGGCTCGGCGAAGAAGGTGCTGGTGATCGGCGCCGAGAAGCTCACCGATTCGGTCGACCCGACGGACAGGGCGAACGCGATCATCTTCGCCGACGGCGCCGGTGCCGCGCTCGTCGGGCCGAGCGACGAGCCGCACATCAGCCCGGTGGTGTGGGGCAGCGCTGGCGATCTCGTCGAGACCATCTACATGCGCGACCACCGCTACATCTACCAGGAGGGCCAAGCGGTCTTCCGGTGGGCGACCACGAAGATCGCGCCGATCGCCTTCGACGTGCTCAAGGCCGCGGGGCTCACACCGTCCGATGTGGACGTGCTGATCCCGCACCAGGCGAACCTCCGTATCGTGGAGGCGATCGCGAAGAAGCTGCGCGCCGCCGGCGCGCGCGAGGACATGGTGGTCGCCGACGACATCAAGTACTCCGGCAACACCTCGTCGGCGTCGATCCCGATGGCACTGGACCACATGCGCAAGGCGGGCACGGTGAAATCGGGCGATGTCGCGCTCATCGTCGGTTTCGGCGCCGGTCTGTCCTACGCGGGGCAGGTCATCATCTGTCCGTGA